One part of the Sphingobacterium sp. LZ7M1 genome encodes these proteins:
- a CDS encoding carbonic anhydrase yields the protein MGQKELETGFTQILEGNKDWMDFVAKDTSGRFQQLSKGQSPEILWIGCADSRVPANELTGKKPGEVFVHRNIANMCVHSDMSMLAVLDYAVNVLKVKHIIVAGHYGCGGVAASLSSQQYGIIDNWLCHIKDVYRLHAAEIDSIEDQEEKANKLVELNVKEQVFNLTSTSIVQNAWKNGADLAIHGMVINIGTGQLINLDTTFTNNEGMGTVFAYV from the coding sequence ATGGGACAAAAAGAATTAGAAACAGGATTTACTCAGATTTTAGAAGGAAACAAAGACTGGATGGACTTCGTAGCGAAAGATACATCAGGCAGATTTCAACAACTTTCTAAAGGCCAAAGTCCAGAAATCTTATGGATTGGATGCGCTGATAGTCGTGTTCCTGCGAATGAATTGACGGGAAAGAAACCCGGTGAAGTATTTGTACACCGTAATATCGCCAATATGTGTGTCCATTCAGACATGAGTATGTTAGCAGTATTAGACTATGCGGTCAATGTATTGAAAGTAAAACATATCATCGTTGCTGGCCATTATGGCTGTGGTGGTGTTGCCGCTTCATTGAGTTCTCAACAATACGGCATCATCGACAACTGGTTGTGCCATATCAAAGATGTTTACCGTTTGCACGCTGCGGAGATTGATTCTATTGAAGATCAAGAAGAAAAAGCAAACAAACTGGTAGAATTGAACGTAAAGGAGCAAGTATTCAACTTGACCTCTACCTCTATCGTCCAAAATGCATGGAAGAATGGTGCCGATTTAGCAATCCATGGAATGGTGATCAATATCGGAACCGGTCAATTGATCAACTTGGATACCACCTTTACCAATAATGAAGGTATGGGAACTGTTTTCGCATATGTATAA
- a CDS encoding FAD-dependent oxidoreductase: MNLRVLTFLCLLFPCLVCAQKKAKPKMFVYGSDITALSAAIQAARSNVPTVMLMDRPILAEEITSEVLQIEGNKNLDGGIWMGILMEMAISKTRDDSLAQVVKKDFNPQLARNAIDKYMRELPNLTVIKEQSISKVTRNKRNWEIILSNRQKFEVLSVVDASEDAGLVKASGLKLDSALQGGYTKAKDMGLAISRTSLAVGELDRASSVVFLKDLLDFEKENLFDIGRLRSMAKSPDNIGFRSSFGQAIGATAGYTAFFKTDSKKIDIRKLQAELLAFKARLIPYQDVEVKDPHFAAIQKCYLTGFFLGKEVEGKYIFDGDQIVKFKDVKAVLNDIYTRSQLWFLDNYREDEMTWKDLLGMIKFIAFKGDEVDRQIAKDWKTKLKFEGEFSPENKVTRDQFAVVADLFSSSFAKAINLDGSFVK, translated from the coding sequence ATGAATTTGAGAGTCCTAACCTTTCTTTGTTTGCTATTTCCTTGTCTGGTTTGTGCGCAAAAAAAGGCAAAACCAAAGATGTTCGTTTATGGATCGGACATTACTGCCCTGTCTGCTGCAATACAGGCTGCCAGATCGAATGTTCCGACCGTCATGCTGATGGACAGGCCGATTTTGGCAGAGGAAATCACTTCCGAAGTCCTTCAGATTGAAGGCAACAAAAACTTGGATGGTGGAATATGGATGGGCATACTGATGGAAATGGCAATCAGCAAGACCCGCGATGATTCCTTGGCTCAGGTGGTCAAAAAGGATTTTAATCCACAATTGGCAAGGAATGCCATTGACAAGTATATGCGTGAATTGCCAAACCTGACCGTCATTAAGGAACAGAGCATATCTAAAGTAACCCGAAATAAAAGAAATTGGGAAATTATCCTTTCCAATAGACAGAAATTTGAAGTGCTGTCGGTGGTAGATGCCAGTGAAGATGCAGGCCTGGTTAAGGCATCTGGTCTTAAATTGGATTCGGCATTGCAAGGTGGATATACTAAAGCCAAGGATATGGGGCTGGCAATCAGCAGGACCAGTTTGGCCGTAGGAGAATTGGATAGGGCTTCCTCTGTGGTCTTCCTGAAAGATTTGTTGGACTTTGAAAAAGAAAACCTGTTTGATATCGGGCGATTGAGATCCATGGCTAAATCGCCGGATAACATTGGATTCAGATCTTCCTTTGGGCAGGCCATTGGTGCTACAGCAGGCTATACAGCTTTCTTCAAGACCGATAGCAAGAAAATCGATATCCGTAAGCTACAAGCAGAGCTTTTGGCTTTCAAGGCCAGATTGATCCCGTACCAGGATGTGGAAGTTAAAGACCCTCATTTTGCTGCCATCCAAAAATGTTATTTGACTGGTTTCTTTTTGGGAAAGGAAGTCGAGGGGAAATACATCTTTGATGGTGACCAAATCGTCAAATTTAAGGATGTCAAAGCTGTCCTAAATGATATTTATACCCGTAGTCAGTTATGGTTTTTGGATAATTACCGTGAGGATGAGATGACGTGGAAAGATTTATTGGGCATGATCAAATTCATTGCCTTTAAGGGAGATGAAGTAGATAGACAGATCGCCAAGGATTGGAAAACCAAATTGAAGTTTGAGGGGGAGTTTTCTCCAGAGAATAAAGTGACTAGGGATCAATTTGCTGTCGTGGCCGATCTTTTTTCCAGTTCATTTGCAAAAGCCATCAATTTAGATGGAAGCTTTGTCAAATAG
- a CDS encoding glutamine--tRNA ligase/YqeY domain fusion protein, giving the protein MVEEEKSLNFIEEIIEEDLRNGKNDGRVLTRFPPEPNGYLHIGHAKSICLNFSLAQKYNGKTNLRFDDTNPVTEDVEYVDSIKKDIQWLGFQWAEELYTSDYFDTLYDFAVELIKKELAYVDDSTSEEIAASKGTPTVPGTPTVYRSRSIEENLKLFEEMRDGKYKDGEKVLRAKVDLASPNMHMRDPIIYRIKHAHHHRTGDKWCIYPMYDFAHGQSDSIEKITHSVCTLEFIPHRPLYDWLINSLEIFPSKQYEFARLNLNYTVMSKRKLLQLVNEKFVEGWDDPRMPTISGLRRRGYTPESIRNFCERIGIQKRENMIDVSLLEFCIREDLNKTAWRRMAVLDPIKLIITNYPDGKVEELHGENNPEVEGGEGSRVIPFSKELWIERDDFMEDAPKKFFRLGPGLSVRLKHGYIVTCTDFKKDENGNITEVYCEYVPNSKSGEDTSGMKVKGTIHWVSVPHAKEVEVRLYDRLFQDENPAAAEDFKASINPNSLQIIEKAYAEPDLANAELGKGYQFIRLGYFNLDSKNTTEDKLVFNRTVTLKDSWAKESKK; this is encoded by the coding sequence ATGGTAGAAGAAGAAAAATCATTGAATTTTATTGAAGAGATTATCGAAGAGGATCTTCGTAATGGGAAAAATGATGGGCGTGTATTGACCCGTTTCCCTCCTGAGCCAAACGGCTATCTTCATATTGGGCATGCTAAGTCAATCTGTCTAAATTTTTCTTTAGCGCAGAAGTACAATGGCAAAACAAACCTACGTTTCGACGACACCAACCCTGTAACAGAGGATGTGGAATACGTAGATAGCATCAAAAAAGATATTCAATGGTTAGGATTCCAGTGGGCCGAGGAATTATACACCTCAGATTATTTTGATACACTTTACGACTTTGCAGTCGAATTGATCAAAAAGGAATTGGCTTATGTAGACGACAGCACTTCAGAAGAAATCGCTGCATCTAAGGGAACTCCGACCGTTCCAGGGACTCCGACCGTATACCGCAGCCGCTCTATCGAAGAAAACCTAAAACTTTTCGAAGAGATGCGCGATGGTAAATATAAAGATGGCGAAAAAGTATTGCGTGCCAAGGTAGACTTGGCGAGTCCTAATATGCATATGCGCGATCCGATCATTTATCGTATCAAACATGCACACCACCACCGTACCGGTGACAAATGGTGCATCTATCCAATGTATGATTTTGCTCATGGACAATCTGATTCCATCGAAAAGATAACCCACTCGGTATGTACTTTGGAATTTATTCCGCACCGCCCATTATACGATTGGTTGATCAACAGTTTAGAGATCTTCCCATCTAAACAATATGAGTTTGCTCGTTTAAACCTGAACTACACGGTGATGAGTAAGCGTAAATTGCTTCAATTGGTTAACGAAAAGTTCGTTGAAGGTTGGGACGATCCAAGGATGCCTACCATTTCAGGTCTACGTAGACGTGGATATACCCCTGAAAGTATCCGTAATTTCTGCGAACGCATCGGTATCCAAAAGCGTGAAAACATGATCGATGTCAGCCTATTGGAATTCTGTATCCGTGAGGACCTGAACAAAACAGCTTGGCGCAGAATGGCTGTATTGGATCCAATTAAATTAATCATCACAAATTATCCTGATGGAAAGGTTGAAGAACTACATGGCGAAAACAACCCAGAAGTTGAAGGTGGAGAAGGAAGCAGGGTTATCCCATTTTCTAAAGAACTATGGATCGAGCGTGACGACTTTATGGAAGATGCACCTAAGAAATTCTTTAGATTAGGTCCTGGTCTTTCCGTACGCTTGAAACACGGATATATCGTAACCTGTACTGATTTCAAAAAAGATGAAAACGGTAATATTACGGAAGTGTACTGTGAATATGTTCCTAATTCAAAATCTGGCGAGGATACATCAGGCATGAAGGTAAAAGGAACCATTCACTGGGTTTCTGTACCACATGCCAAAGAAGTGGAAGTACGTCTTTATGACCGTCTGTTCCAAGATGAGAATCCTGCTGCTGCCGAAGACTTCAAAGCATCTATCAATCCAAATAGCCTACAGATCATTGAAAAAGCCTATGCTGAACCTGATCTGGCAAATGCTGAGCTTGGAAAAGGATATCAATTTATTCGCTTAGGTTATTTTAACCTAGATAGCAAGAATACAACTGAAGATAAACTTGTCTTCAACAGAACAGTAACATTGAAAGACTCTTGGGCTAAAGAGTCTAAAAAATAA
- a CDS encoding DUF2723 domain-containing protein, with protein sequence MNYSKINNLLGWLCAVIAFVLYAFTVDQSISWWDTGEFIAASDKLEIVHQPGAPLFLLLQNLFSNLAFGNKEHVALWMNLGSAFCSALTIMFLFWTITALARKLLLGKSEGNSLQNMQIFAAGAVGALAYAFTDSFWYSAVESEVYAMSSLCTAIVFWLALKWERRADEPDSNKWLLLIAYVMGLSIGVHLLNLLTIPALALLIYFRKSNHVTWKGAVKSFAWGVLALAFILWGVIQYSVKIAAGFDLFFVNSLGMPFGSGIVLFVLLLVSAAVFGIMYSIRKNKPILNLLILGTCLVFFGFTSFSMIIIRAQTNITLNNNDPDNAYSFLGYLSREQYQSEPLFKGPTFNSKITDVNESVGYRKDTEQYEQFENVKGYKYDKEVLFPRLYSQKHAEFYKQYLNLKDGEDPTFLDNMKFFFNYQVGHMYSRYFMWNFVGRQNDTPSQGELTAGNWISGINFLDELRLPGMDAISDRMKEDPSRNTYFFLPLLLGIAGLIWQAKRSLRDASIVGLLFFFTGLAIVLYLNQTPLQPRERDYSYAGSFYVFAIWIGLGVLGLIEFMQKRSKLSVKAITYTSVAFAMLAGPVLLVKENWDDHDRSGRHMTREVALNTLNSCEPNAILFTYADNDTFPLWYLQEVEGIRTDVRVLNYGYLGSDWYVKQAMEDVNQSKALPIAFDFNKVKKGVRDVIQVVDLGIEGYTDIDQLLDVMLSDDNRNKLETSDGNFVNVMPTKKLQLKIDKEKALKNANIPAEWQQFIPEHMQWELKENLVTRADLSLMSILVNNNWERPIYFVSLSAPAISMGMDKYLASEGLVSKLMPVDMGQSSKGNGLINADKIYDNAIHKFEWSNINRLEHFDVDSNQYYEGWIYPNIYTDGMQALVNQGKLKEARELALQAYDFQPKETKSMRQTYYNTVLVDTLLKVKEVDRAKILAGRQLEAIKENLDYQLAIFQKANRGYDSISIQLGLAALDQYVPILKELGDEQLMAEASRLDKKYKAVWL encoded by the coding sequence ATGAACTATAGCAAAATCAACAATCTTCTCGGCTGGCTATGTGCAGTTATTGCGTTTGTATTGTATGCATTCACTGTGGATCAATCCATCAGTTGGTGGGATACCGGTGAGTTTATTGCAGCATCAGATAAGCTAGAAATTGTTCATCAACCTGGGGCACCCTTGTTTCTCTTGTTGCAGAACCTGTTTTCAAACCTTGCTTTTGGAAATAAGGAACATGTTGCACTTTGGATGAATTTAGGTTCGGCATTTTGTTCAGCCTTGACCATTATGTTTTTGTTTTGGACGATTACAGCCTTGGCAAGAAAACTGCTTTTAGGAAAGTCAGAAGGGAATAGCCTTCAAAATATGCAGATTTTCGCTGCTGGAGCGGTAGGGGCTTTGGCATATGCCTTTACAGATTCTTTTTGGTATTCTGCTGTGGAGTCAGAGGTCTATGCCATGTCATCACTTTGTACGGCCATTGTATTTTGGTTGGCGTTGAAGTGGGAGAGGAGGGCAGATGAACCGGATTCCAATAAATGGCTATTGCTGATTGCCTATGTGATGGGACTGTCCATCGGAGTTCATCTGTTGAATTTATTGACGATTCCTGCCTTAGCACTCCTGATCTATTTCAGGAAGTCAAATCACGTGACCTGGAAAGGTGCAGTAAAATCCTTTGCTTGGGGAGTTCTCGCCTTAGCCTTTATTCTTTGGGGAGTGATCCAATATTCCGTAAAGATAGCAGCAGGATTTGATCTCTTCTTCGTTAATTCATTAGGGATGCCATTTGGTTCAGGCATTGTTCTGTTTGTCCTGCTCTTAGTTTCAGCAGCGGTTTTCGGAATTATGTATTCGATCAGAAAGAACAAGCCTATCTTAAATCTCTTGATTTTAGGTACTTGTTTGGTCTTTTTCGGGTTCACCTCCTTTAGCATGATAATAATCCGTGCCCAAACGAATATTACACTGAACAATAATGATCCTGATAATGCATATTCCTTTTTGGGCTATTTGAGCAGGGAACAATATCAATCTGAGCCTTTGTTCAAGGGACCGACCTTCAATTCAAAAATAACGGATGTTAATGAATCCGTAGGTTATAGAAAGGATACCGAGCAATATGAGCAATTTGAAAATGTCAAAGGCTATAAATACGACAAGGAAGTATTGTTTCCAAGGTTGTACAGCCAAAAGCATGCTGAATTCTATAAACAATACTTGAATCTGAAAGATGGGGAAGATCCAACCTTTTTGGATAATATGAAGTTCTTTTTCAATTATCAGGTAGGACATATGTATTCCCGTTATTTCATGTGGAATTTCGTGGGCAGGCAGAATGATACACCTAGTCAAGGGGAATTGACCGCTGGGAATTGGATCTCAGGGATTAATTTTTTGGATGAACTGCGTTTGCCGGGAATGGATGCCATTTCTGATCGTATGAAAGAAGATCCAAGTAGGAATACCTACTTCTTCCTTCCACTACTGCTCGGGATTGCTGGCTTGATCTGGCAAGCAAAGCGAAGTCTAAGGGACGCCAGCATTGTTGGTCTGTTGTTCTTCTTTACAGGCTTAGCTATTGTGCTCTATTTAAATCAAACACCGCTGCAACCACGTGAGCGTGATTATTCCTATGCAGGTTCGTTTTATGTATTTGCTATTTGGATCGGTTTAGGTGTTCTGGGTTTGATCGAATTTATGCAAAAAAGGAGCAAACTTTCGGTGAAAGCAATTACCTATACTTCAGTTGCTTTTGCTATGCTTGCTGGCCCTGTATTGTTGGTCAAGGAGAATTGGGATGACCATGACCGTTCTGGTCGTCATATGACCAGGGAAGTGGCCTTGAATACCTTGAACTCCTGTGAGCCCAATGCCATATTGTTCACCTATGCTGATAATGATACTTTCCCATTATGGTATCTACAGGAAGTAGAGGGGATCAGGACAGATGTCAGGGTGTTGAATTATGGCTACCTTGGCTCGGATTGGTATGTAAAGCAGGCGATGGAGGATGTCAATCAATCCAAAGCTTTGCCGATTGCATTCGACTTTAATAAAGTTAAAAAGGGAGTTCGGGATGTGATTCAGGTGGTTGACCTAGGAATAGAAGGCTATACAGATATAGATCAATTGCTGGACGTGATGCTTTCGGACGATAATAGGAACAAACTTGAAACCAGTGATGGTAATTTTGTAAATGTGATGCCGACGAAAAAGCTCCAACTTAAAATAGATAAGGAGAAGGCCCTGAAAAATGCCAATATTCCAGCGGAATGGCAGCAGTTTATCCCAGAGCATATGCAATGGGAGCTCAAGGAAAATCTGGTTACCCGAGCAGATCTTAGTTTGATGTCCATCTTGGTCAACAACAATTGGGAAAGGCCAATTTACTTTGTCTCATTAAGTGCGCCGGCAATCTCCATGGGCATGGATAAATACCTTGCCTCAGAGGGCTTGGTCAGCAAGCTGATGCCTGTAGATATGGGGCAATCTTCAAAGGGCAACGGACTGATCAATGCAGATAAGATTTACGACAATGCCATTCATAAATTTGAATGGTCCAATATCAATAGGTTGGAGCATTTCGATGTTGATTCCAACCAATACTATGAGGGATGGATCTACCCTAATATCTATACAGATGGAATGCAAGCCTTGGTTAATCAAGGAAAGTTGAAGGAGGCAAGGGAATTGGCCTTGCAAGCCTATGATTTTCAACCGAAGGAGACCAAAAGCATGCGACAGACCTACTACAATACTGTACTTGTGGATACCTTGCTGAAGGTAAAGGAAGTCGATAGAGCAAAGATTTTGGCGGGTAGGCAATTGGAGGCCATTAAGGAAAATTTGGACTATCAATTGGCAATCTTTCAAAAGGCAAATAGGGGTTATGATTCCATTTCCATACAGTTGGGATTGGCGGCTTTAGACCAGTATGTTCCGATCTTGAAAGAATTGGGAGATGAACAGTTGATGGCTGAAGCTTCCCGACTTGACAAGAAATATAAGGCCGTTTGGTTGTAA
- a CDS encoding methylenetetrahydrofolate reductase has translation MKIVDHIKNAKGKTLYSFELLPPAKGQGIQSIFQTMDELMEFKPPFIDVTYHREDYLYKQHANGLLERVSYRKRPGTVAICAAIMSKYKVDAVPHLICGGFTKEETENALIDLNFLGIDNVLVLRGDARKGDADFIPTAGGHAYATDLLKQVVDMNEGSYLHEDIGSSEKTNFCIGVAGYPEKHFESPNFNTDFKWLKKKVEMGAEFIVTQMFFNVEKYKEFVTKCRENDIHVPIIPGLKPLTTKKQLITLPRIFHLDIPEDLSDAVESCKTNADVRRVGEEWLVQQCKELIDFGVPVLHFYTMSNPGPTKNIVEKLV, from the coding sequence ATGAAAATCGTAGATCACATCAAGAACGCGAAAGGCAAGACCTTATATTCTTTTGAGCTGTTACCTCCTGCTAAGGGGCAGGGTATCCAAAGTATCTTCCAAACGATGGATGAACTGATGGAATTCAAACCTCCCTTTATCGATGTGACGTACCACCGTGAGGATTACCTTTACAAACAACATGCTAACGGATTGTTGGAAAGGGTGTCCTATAGAAAAAGACCTGGTACGGTAGCCATCTGTGCTGCCATCATGAGTAAATATAAAGTTGATGCGGTTCCCCATCTGATCTGCGGTGGTTTCACCAAAGAAGAAACAGAAAACGCACTTATCGACCTGAACTTCTTAGGTATCGATAATGTATTGGTATTGAGAGGTGATGCCAGAAAAGGTGATGCCGACTTTATCCCGACCGCTGGGGGACATGCTTATGCAACCGACCTATTAAAACAAGTGGTGGATATGAACGAAGGTTCCTACCTACATGAAGATATAGGCTCTTCTGAAAAGACCAATTTCTGTATCGGCGTTGCCGGATACCCCGAGAAACATTTTGAATCACCTAACTTCAACACCGACTTTAAATGGTTGAAGAAAAAGGTGGAAATGGGAGCTGAATTTATCGTTACCCAAATGTTTTTTAACGTAGAAAAATATAAGGAATTTGTGACGAAGTGTAGGGAAAATGATATTCATGTTCCTATTATTCCAGGCCTTAAGCCATTAACAACCAAAAAGCAATTGATTACCCTTCCTCGGATTTTCCACTTAGATATTCCAGAGGACCTGAGTGATGCCGTGGAATCCTGTAAAACCAATGCGGATGTTAGGCGAGTTGGCGAAGAATGGCTAGTACAGCAATGTAAGGAATTAATAGACTTTGGAGTTCCGGTACTGCATTTCTACACCATGAGTAATCCTGGACCTACTAAAAATATCGTTGAAAAATTAGTGTAA
- the rimM gene encoding ribosome maturation factor RimM (Essential for efficient processing of 16S rRNA), with protein MTKDQCFYIGYVSKTRGLKGELQLFFEFDNYMDLDLDVVFLEMDKKLVPFFVEKVKFHNNSTAYVNFEDVDHIDKAQPLLRKQIYLPNDKMPERDPDDFTYHDLVGYTAIEEDEGELGEITHVQEMPQQFIATVDIDGRDAMFPLNEDFIVGIDPEEKIIVLNLPEGLIDMYLED; from the coding sequence ATGACGAAAGATCAATGTTTTTATATCGGTTATGTCAGTAAAACCCGAGGATTGAAGGGTGAACTGCAACTGTTTTTTGAATTTGATAACTATATGGACCTTGATCTGGATGTAGTTTTCTTGGAGATGGACAAGAAATTGGTGCCATTCTTTGTAGAAAAGGTCAAGTTTCACAATAACAGCACAGCTTATGTCAATTTTGAAGATGTTGACCATATTGACAAAGCCCAACCTTTATTGAGAAAGCAAATCTACCTGCCAAATGATAAAATGCCGGAACGTGATCCCGATGATTTTACCTATCATGATCTAGTAGGTTATACCGCCATTGAGGAAGACGAAGGCGAATTGGGCGAAATTACCCATGTCCAAGAGATGCCACAGCAATTTATCGCAACCGTAGATATCGATGGCAGAGACGCCATGTTTCCCCTAAACGAGGATTTCATTGTCGGTATAGACCCCGAAGAAAAGATTATCGTATTGAACCTTCCTGAAGGTTTGATAGATATGTACCTAGAAGATTAA
- a CDS encoding 30S ribosomal protein S16, with the protein MATKIRLQRHGKKGKPFYHVVVADGRSPRDGKFIERLGSYNPNTNPATIVLDFEKALDWMNKGAQPTDTVRAILSYKGVLYKKHLQGGVKKGAFDEAKAEELFTKWAEGKDAQIEGKKSGLAKSKDETKKAALAAEAKKKEDRAAAIAAKNAPVAEETATEEAEEAADATENTEETEG; encoded by the coding sequence ATGGCAACTAAAATCAGATTGCAGAGACACGGTAAAAAAGGAAAACCTTTTTACCACGTAGTAGTAGCAGACGGCCGTTCACCACGTGATGGTAAGTTCATCGAGCGTTTAGGTTCTTACAACCCAAACACTAACCCAGCAACTATCGTTTTGGATTTCGAAAAAGCGTTAGACTGGATGAACAAAGGTGCCCAACCTACTGACACAGTTCGCGCTATCCTTTCTTACAAAGGTGTTTTATACAAAAAACACTTACAAGGCGGTGTGAAAAAAGGAGCTTTTGATGAAGCTAAAGCTGAAGAACTTTTCACTAAATGGGCTGAAGGTAAAGATGCTCAAATCGAAGGAAAGAAATCAGGCTTAGCGAAATCTAAGGATGAAACTAAGAAAGCTGCTTTAGCTGCTGAAGCTAAGAAAAAAGAAGACAGAGCTGCTGCTATCGCTGCTAAAAACGCTCCTGTTGCTGAAGAAACAGCTACAGAAGAAGCAGAAGAAGCTGCTGATGCTACTGAAAACACTGAAGAAACTGAAGGATAA